A single window of Ostrinia nubilalis chromosome 24, ilOstNubi1.1, whole genome shotgun sequence DNA harbors:
- the LOC135083993 gene encoding uncharacterized protein LOC135083993, whose protein sequence is MSVVSDSCSTGNIYEEVLNDETTCDLSCKQLKEVPDLANNKLLCILYLHNNQITSLPDDFFPSLPSLMWLDLRDNELTDFPKSVQNHPSLTHLLLQNNQLNSLPNELGTTNLKVLQLNGNPLVYPPKEIIKGGVTKILEFLHHKYIDNIFAQSQSDVSDAASTANYPDVFNQEVVSYNSVIDGDKLKKSKTLSIQFSERELEESGDECYSKTKGKCPKLAKSRTLIPPYYQSSKYVVPQGADSREIQNVKIKQSYLKDLAIKKHKDLLATRDKILQGRKNLELLKNWRRNYRFKQQFVDSSYKIDSQNIPYDTAPEYMNLLTREDIEKDLPDKYKKRLIRRCKPTVPRKNNNDVHLAMKIKQLFENLEAIDLNREGMTPRTEQKVLLSEIQKITEIKQKLSELSTNNGRSVAEVD, encoded by the exons ATGTCCGTTGTTTCTGATTCATGCTCAACAGGCAATATTTACGAGGAAGTGTTGAATGACGAGACAACTTGCGATTTATCTTGTAAACAGCTAAAAGAAGTGCCCGACTTGGCGAATAACAAGTTATTGTGT ATTCTATATCTCCATAACAATCAAATAACATCGTTACCAGATGATTTCTTCCCATCATTACCAAGTCTAATGTGGCTCGATCTACGTGATAATGAACTAACAGATTTCCCAAAATCGGTCCAGAACCATCCTAGCCTTACACATTTGCTATTACAAAACAATCAACTAAATTCTTTGCCTAACGAATTAGGCACAACCAATTTAAAGGTTCTACAGTTAAATGGTAATCCTCTAGTCTACCCTCCGAAGGAAATCATCAAGGGTGGTGTTACAAAAATACTGGAATTCCTTCATCATAAATACATAGACAACATTTTTGCACAATCCCAATCCGATGTTTCTGATGCTGCCAGTACGGCCAACTACCCTGACGTTTTTAACCAAGAAGTAGTAAGTTACAATTCAGTAATCGATGGCGATAAgttgaaaaaatcaaaaacttTATCGATACAGTTTAGCGAGAGAGAATTGGAAGAATCTGGAGACGAATGCTACAGtaaaactaaagggaaatgccCGAAGCTGGCCAAAAGTCGCACGCTTATTCCGCCATACTATCAAAGTTCGAAGTATGTGGTCCCACAGGGCGCTGACAGCAGAGAAATACAAAATGTAAAGATAAAACAAAGTTACTTGAAAGATTTGGCTATAAAGAAGCACAAGGATTTGCTTGCTACCAGAGATAAGATATTGCAAGGGAGAAA GAACTTGGAACTGCTAAAGAACTGGCGTCGAAACTACCGATTTAAGCAGCAATTCGTCGACTCTTCCTACAAAATCGACTCTCAGAATATTCCTTACGATACAGCTCCGGAGTACATGAACCTCCTTACTAGGGAGGATATCGAGAAAGACCTCCCTGATAAGTACAAAAAGAGGTTGATAAGAAGGTGCAAGCCTACAGTTCCGAGAAAGAATAACAACGATGTGCATTTGGCTATGAAAATAAAGCAGTTGTTTGAGAATTTGGAGGCGATCGACTTGAACAGAGAAGGGATGACTCCTAGGACGGAGCAGAAGGTCTTGCTGAGCGAGATTCAAAAA ATAACGGAAATAAAGCAAAAGTTATCGGAACTGTCGACTAACAATGGAAGATCGGTAGCAGAGGTCGATTAA